Proteins co-encoded in one Brassica rapa cultivar Chiifu-401-42 chromosome A02, CAAS_Brap_v3.01, whole genome shotgun sequence genomic window:
- the LOC103854738 gene encoding putative hydrolase YtaP, whose translation METHEAVHFRSQFLHVLLSRRSAPVPLVAECSKPVANPVFQSAVPSLAATESYPKEHMDNLKSMLKEENIHLHTEAGEQGRLPLLILSLKDKSVERRPAVVFMHASDANKEWLRPFLEAYASRGYVAIGLDSRFHGERADSKTAYRDALISSWKNGKTMPFIFDTVWDLIKLAEYLTQRKDIDPQRIGITGISLGGMQAWFAAAVDTRYSVAVPLIGVQGFRWAIDNDAWQARVDSLKPLFEVARIDMGKSKIDKEVVEKVWDRIAPGLASQFDAPYSVPVIAPRPLYLLNGAEDPRCPLGGLVVPVKRAKKAYKKTPANFKFVAEDGVGHTVTSFMIKESSDWFDKFLKKGNMTSH comes from the exons ATGGAAACTCACGAAGCCGTTCACTTTCGATCTCAGTTTCTCCATGTTCTTCTTAGTCGACGATCAGCCCCTG TTCCACTGGTAGCTGAGTGTTCGAAGCCAGTGGCAAATCCTGTGTTTCAAAGTGCTGTTCCATCTTTAGCT GCAACAGAGTCGTATCCAAAGGAACAtatggataacttaaaaagcaTGCTTAAAGAGGAAAACATTCATTTGCACACTGag GCTGGAGAGCAAGGAAGATTACCTTTGCTTATTTTAAGCTTGAAGGACAAGAGTGTAGAAAGAAGACCAGCTGTTGTGTTTATGCATGCCTCAGACGCAAACAAAGAATGGTTAAGGCCATTTcttgaa GCATATGCTTCACGGGGATATGTAGCCATTGGTTTAGACTCTCGCTTCCATGGGGAACGAGCTGACTCCAAAACTGCCTATCGAGAT GCTCTAATATCATCTtggaaaaatggaaaaacaatgCCTTTTATCTTTGATACT gTCTGGGATTTGATCAAACTAGCTGAATATCTTACTCAGAGGAAAGATATAGATCCACAAAGAATAGGAATCACCGGTATTTCTCTAGGAG GGATGCAGGCTTGGTTTGCTGCTGCAGTTGACACCCGCTATTCAGTAGCTGTTCCTTTGATCGGTGTTCAG GGATTCAGATGGGCAATAGACAATGATGCGTGGCAAGCAAGAGTCGACAGCTTAAAACCTTTATTTGAAG TAGCAAGGATTGATATGGGAAAGAGCAAAATCGACAAAGAAGTGGTCGAGAAG gTGTGGGACAGAATAGCTCCTGGCCTAGCCTCTCAGTTTGATGCGCCTTACTCGGTACCAGTGATTGCACCACGCCCTCTTTACCTCCTTAACG GCGCTGAGGATCCTCGCTGTCCTCTTGGTGGACTAGTTGTTCCAGTGAAGAGAGCTAAGAAGGCTTATAAGAAAACTCCTGCAAACTTCAAG TTCGTAGCAGAAGATGGAGTTGGACACACAGTGACGAGTTTCATGATCAAAGAATCATCAGATTGGTTTGACAAGTTccttaaaaaaggaaacatgaCTTCTCATTAA